CGATGATATACTTCTATCAACATTTGGTCACTCAAGTATTTCACCTTTGCTCACCTCCATCTCTAATATGAGCCCATTGTAACAGAAGCATTTGTATCGAACAACCGTTCGGATATCCACAAGCAATGTGGACATCTTGTTGGTAACATGTGGGCAAACTGTGTGTAACTTATAAGCATCCAAGCATTTCCTTTGTGGATGTTTTTTTCCTTTTATCCACAGCCAGTCGGAATTTGTCGAACGAATGATGTGATTATTCTGTCATCATAAGCCCTCAAGAAAAAAAGCCACCCTCGTACAGGATGGCTTTTGTCGTTGCTATTTATGCGTTTGCAGCTTCTGTCACGTGCAGAACTTGTTTAATGCGATCAATTGCCCAATCTAGATCTTCTTTGCTGATGACGAGTGGCGGTGCAAAACGAATGGTTGTCTCATGTGTTTCTTTGCACAGGAGTCCCAGTTCTTTTAGTTTTTCGCAATATGGACGAGCCGCTGTAGTCAGCTCCAAACCAATGAACAGACCACGACCGCGAATTTCCTTGATGATCGGGTTGTTGATTTCTTTCAATTTCTCCATGAAATATGCGCCCATTTCCAGGGAGCGTTGTACAAGACCTTCGTCAGCCAATACATCCATAGCTGCGATGGCAACTGCACATCCGAGTGGATTTCCACCAAAGGTAGAACCGTGGGAACCTGGCTCAAATACGCTCAAGATTTCTTTATCTGCTGCTACTGCAGAAATCGGGAACACGCCACCACCAAGAGCTTTTCCCATGATGTACATATCTGGCACTACCTCTTCCCAATCGCTGGCAAACATTTTACCTGTGCGACCGAAGCCTGTTTGGATCTCGTCGCTGACCAAAAGTACATTGTTTGCTTTACATACCTCTTGTGCTTGCTTCAAGAAGCCCTCTTGTGGAATGATGATCCCTGCTTCGCCTTGGATCGGCTCCAGCATGAATGCTGCTGTATTCGGTGTAATCGCTTGCTTAAGCGCTTCGATATCGCCATAAGGAATGATTTTGAAACCAGGTGTGAATGGTCCGAAGCCACGTCTGTACTCTTCTGCAGAAGAGAAGGAAGTAATTGTGACAGTACGACCATGGAAGTTGCCTTCACATACGATGATTTCTGCTTGGTTCTCTGGTACTTTTTTCACGTCATAAGCCCAGCGACGAACTGCTTTGAGTGCTGTCTCTACTGCTTCTGCACCAGTGTTCATCGGCAGGATCATTTCTTTTCCTGTCACCGCAGAAAGCTTTTCGTAGAATTCACCCAGTTGGTCATTGTAAAAAGCACGGGAAGTGAGCGTTACTTTATCTGCTTGATCTTTCAGAGCTTGGATGATACGTGGATGACGATGTCCTTGGTTCAGCGCAGAATATGCACTCAGCATATCCAGATATTTATTGCCTTCCGGATCGTGTACCCATACGCCTTCTGCTTTGGAAATAACGATCGGTAGCGGATGATAGTTGTGCGCACCGAATTTTTCTGTTTGATCAATAACCACGTTTGTTTTACTCATGTCGTTAGCCTCCTTCAAGATCACTTGCTAAATTTATCAAGCAAGAACGATGCCAAACAAGAAAACAACATAAAGTCGATCCCTTCCGATCAAATAAGCAAAAAATTTTTGCATCTTACCTTCATATTCTTTTGCAGTGCATAATGTTTTTGCACTCATTCCCTTTATGCTATGATACCTTCATAAGGAAAGGCTGGTGACCACAGTGTCGTCTTCTACGCATAATTCTTCTGCTGACACTCTCTTGCGCATTTATGAACATATTTTGGACAGAATGAATGAAGGTGTACATGTCATCGATTCGGACGGGACAACGATTGTCTACAATTCTAAAATGACCGAGCTGGAATTGATGACCAGACAAGACGTGTTACACAAACCTTTGGCAGAGGTTTTTCAGTTCCCTTCTGGACAGGAAAGTACCTTGCTCACATGCTTGCGTACCGGAAATAGCATTCGCAATACACGCCAAACGTATTTCAATGACAAGCAAAAAGAAATTTCAACCATCAACAATACGTACCCCATCATTGAAAATGGCAAGATCATCGGCGCGATGGAAATCGCAAATGATGTTACCAAAATGGAGCGATTGATCAGAGAAAACCTGCTGCAAAAAAACGGGTCACGCTACACGTTCGCGCACATTATCGGGAGAAGCGGTCCTATTCTCGATGTCATAGAGAATGCCAAACGCGCAGCACGCACCTCCTCATCCGTATTAGTAGTCGGTGAAACGGGTGCCGGGAAAGAGCTGTTCGTGCAAAGCATTCATAATGCCAGTCTGCGTGCAGCTGGTCCCCTTATTTCACAAAACTGCGCTGCCCTTCCGGATAGCCTGATCGAAGGGCTTTTGTTTGGGACTGCTCGCGGGGCATTTACCGGTGCAGTAGAGCGACCTGGATTGTTTGAGCAAGCGGAAGGCGGAACACTTTTTCTCGACGAAATCAACTCGCTTAGTATGCCACTACAGGCAAAATTGTTACGTGCTCTGCAAGAGAAGTCGATTAGACGTATTGGTGACACAAAGGATCGAACGATTGATGTACGAATCATTGCGGCTATCAATGAAGATCCTGTTGAGGCAATCGCCCATTCGCATTTGCGAAAAGACCTGTACTACCGCCTTGGGGTCGTCACGTTATTTCTCCCCCCGCTTCGGGAACGCAAGGAAGATATTCCGATGCTGGTCAGTCATTTTATTGAAAAATACAATGCGCTGTTCCAAATGGAGGTAAGAAGCATCAGTGATGAGGTTTTGCAATTTTTTATCCAGCATGACTGGCCTGGCAATGTGCGTGAACTTCAGCACTTGATTGAGGGAGCCATGAATCTGATGATTGACGAATCAACTATCCGCTATGAACACTTGCCCTTACACTTTTTGCGTCGTACGCCAGCCGCTTCGGTAACGATCGAGCAACCCTC
The window above is part of the Brevibacillus antibioticus genome. Proteins encoded here:
- a CDS encoding ornithine--oxo-acid transaminase yields the protein MSKTNVVIDQTEKFGAHNYHPLPIVISKAEGVWVHDPEGNKYLDMLSAYSALNQGHRHPRIIQALKDQADKVTLTSRAFYNDQLGEFYEKLSAVTGKEMILPMNTGAEAVETALKAVRRWAYDVKKVPENQAEIIVCEGNFHGRTVTITSFSSAEEYRRGFGPFTPGFKIIPYGDIEALKQAITPNTAAFMLEPIQGEAGIIIPQEGFLKQAQEVCKANNVLLVSDEIQTGFGRTGKMFASDWEEVVPDMYIMGKALGGGVFPISAVAADKEILSVFEPGSHGSTFGGNPLGCAVAIAAMDVLADEGLVQRSLEMGAYFMEKLKEINNPIIKEIRGRGLFIGLELTTAARPYCEKLKELGLLCKETHETTIRFAPPLVISKEDLDWAIDRIKQVLHVTEAANA
- a CDS encoding sigma-54 interaction domain-containing protein; this translates as MTTVSSSTHNSSADTLLRIYEHILDRMNEGVHVIDSDGTTIVYNSKMTELELMTRQDVLHKPLAEVFQFPSGQESTLLTCLRTGNSIRNTRQTYFNDKQKEISTINNTYPIIENGKIIGAMEIANDVTKMERLIRENLLQKNGSRYTFAHIIGRSGPILDVIENAKRAARTSSSVLVVGETGAGKELFVQSIHNASLRAAGPLISQNCAALPDSLIEGLLFGTARGAFTGAVERPGLFEQAEGGTLFLDEINSLSMPLQAKLLRALQEKSIRRIGDTKDRTIDVRIIAAINEDPVEAIAHSHLRKDLYYRLGVVTLFLPPLRERKEDIPMLVSHFIEKYNALFQMEVRSISDEVLQFFIQHDWPGNVRELQHLIEGAMNLMIDESTIRYEHLPLHFLRRTPAASVTIEQPSPHTLPFVDEGKPLKETMQEFETAYIHHVVERYNGNISRAAKELQISRQSLQYRLRKLGIKG